Proteins from one Pirellulales bacterium genomic window:
- a CDS encoding FkbM family methyltransferase yields the protein MSSMIQSYGLRSDRVVVAKRRGAWFQLHLKNMLDVYLYYSGYCDYAETRFLELNLRPGDVVFDVGANLGYYSLLAARKVSPTGQVHAFEISADELTKFENNVVLNEFASAITVNRVAVAAAVGTVPITPTFGAGTTSIDIEETYRAEIIAATSLDQYVQDRKLLRVDYLKCDIEGAESLMLEGAQALLEHNRPVMLLELNPAALARFGSSVGDVLRATNRHEYSLFCFTSSIKGIELRRMTKDDEPTGEGFTNVVAIPQERLPKLSARLPLRLPDRV from the coding sequence ATGTCGTCGATGATACAGTCATACGGTTTACGCAGCGACCGCGTTGTCGTGGCCAAGCGTCGCGGCGCCTGGTTTCAACTCCACTTGAAAAATATGCTCGACGTGTACCTGTATTATTCAGGTTACTGCGACTACGCTGAAACAAGATTTCTGGAACTGAACTTACGCCCCGGCGATGTAGTCTTCGACGTCGGGGCGAACCTCGGCTACTACTCATTGCTGGCCGCAAGAAAGGTTTCGCCGACGGGGCAGGTCCATGCTTTCGAGATTTCGGCCGACGAACTCACCAAGTTCGAGAATAATGTTGTGCTGAATGAGTTTGCTTCGGCGATAACCGTAAATCGAGTTGCCGTGGCAGCCGCGGTCGGCACCGTACCGATCACGCCCACCTTCGGCGCCGGCACGACCTCCATCGATATCGAGGAAACGTATCGCGCCGAAATAATCGCGGCAACGTCGTTGGACCAGTACGTTCAAGACCGTAAACTACTTCGCGTAGATTATTTGAAATGCGATATCGAGGGCGCAGAATCGCTGATGCTCGAGGGTGCGCAAGCGCTCTTGGAGCATAATCGTCCCGTGATGCTTCTCGAACTCAACCCGGCCGCGCTTGCACGATTTGGCTCGTCGGTCGGCGACGTGCTGCGCGCAACCAATCGTCACGAATACAGTCTCTTTTGCTTCACGTCGTCCATTAAGGGGATCGAGCTCCGAAGGATGACGAAGGACGACGAGCCAACGGGTGAGGGCTTCACGAATGTCGTTGCAATCCCGCAGGAGCGCCTTCCGAAGCTCTCCGCACGATTGCCGCTTCGCCTGCCCGATCGTGTTTAG
- a CDS encoding glycosyltransferase, which produces MGSSLCVVFSRVQIRLQAEYLDVPENRFVFVPYKANHSQSQPIAIVPGNYVFSGGNTKRDYATLCEAVRGTGIPVMISATDPAVIRGLNVPSNVIILSAVEPSFAKLMAGSRFVVITINAGGVRGAGEASACNAMWHGKAVVCADDLSASDHIIDGVTGYIVPAGDALELKARILQLWEDTEGTQNMGRRAHEHVAASLTHEHFLRRLLALSDLLSCYES; this is translated from the coding sequence TTGGGCAGTAGCCTCTGCGTCGTATTTTCGCGCGTGCAAATTCGGCTGCAGGCGGAATATCTGGATGTCCCTGAGAACCGGTTCGTTTTCGTGCCCTATAAAGCCAATCATTCGCAGAGTCAGCCGATAGCGATTGTTCCGGGCAATTATGTTTTCTCAGGCGGCAATACGAAACGCGACTACGCGACGCTCTGCGAAGCGGTGCGCGGAACCGGCATCCCGGTAATGATATCGGCGACGGACCCGGCTGTGATCCGGGGATTGAACGTACCGAGCAACGTCATCATCTTGTCCGCCGTCGAACCCTCATTCGCCAAGCTCATGGCTGGCAGTCGCTTCGTCGTCATTACAATCAATGCCGGGGGAGTTCGGGGCGCGGGCGAAGCCAGTGCCTGCAATGCCATGTGGCACGGCAAGGCCGTCGTATGCGCCGATGATCTCTCCGCGTCCGACCATATCATTGACGGAGTAACTGGTTATATCGTACCGGCGGGCGATGCTCTGGAGCTCAAGGCGAGAATCCTCCAGCTTTGGGAGGATACCGAGGGAACTCAGAATATGGGGCGCCGCGCCCATGAGCATGTCGCCGCGTCGTTGACGCATGAGCATTTTCTTCGAAGGCTGCTCGCCTTAAGTGATTTGTTGAGCTGCTATGAATCCTGA
- a CDS encoding endonuclease/exonuclease/phosphatase family protein, which produces MLNAKRGESRSESPSHEMLQVHTQDNIVGQSNRRKPSAALTVIRKAARLAAWTYLIAIVSIWILLGTCGDRWWFATVLLYAPRWLYGIPLAALIPAAACANRRSLGPLMLGGLIFLVPIMGLRLPLRQIGAANGPSLRVLTCNVQGGAIAQNALMDLVRAEQADLVALQECSAEVQFEFPPEWQVLRKGQLLVASRFPLRDVQHSVRAHPHSPWPPVNALRCLVAHPVGDVGLCCVHLQTPRPGLEKVLDRQTAVNPARSWMLREETEYRLWESEELEAWIADFDGPTIIAGDFNMPVDSAIYRSTWSHWTNAFNTSGFGFGYTKNSAMRGWSYGSRIDHILFDSGFFRCRSCWIAQDVGSDHTPLVADLVLAKARDSF; this is translated from the coding sequence GTGCTGAACGCCAAGCGAGGTGAAAGCCGCAGTGAATCACCGAGCCACGAAATGCTGCAAGTGCATACTCAAGATAATATTGTTGGACAGAGCAACCGCCGAAAACCGAGCGCCGCTTTGACCGTAATTCGCAAAGCCGCACGCCTCGCCGCATGGACGTATTTGATCGCCATCGTATCGATTTGGATACTGCTCGGCACATGCGGCGACCGCTGGTGGTTTGCCACAGTTCTCCTTTATGCGCCGCGTTGGCTGTATGGGATTCCTTTAGCGGCTCTCATTCCCGCGGCCGCATGCGCCAATCGTCGATCATTGGGGCCCTTGATGTTGGGAGGATTGATTTTCTTAGTTCCTATCATGGGCTTACGATTGCCGCTCAGACAAATCGGTGCAGCCAATGGACCAAGTCTGCGCGTCCTGACCTGCAATGTTCAAGGAGGTGCAATTGCCCAAAACGCGCTGATGGATTTGGTACGCGCTGAGCAGGCGGATCTCGTAGCTCTGCAGGAGTGCTCCGCCGAGGTGCAGTTCGAGTTCCCCCCGGAGTGGCAAGTCTTGCGCAAAGGGCAGTTGCTCGTCGCCTCTCGTTTTCCCTTGCGGGACGTGCAACACTCCGTGCGGGCACATCCCCATTCCCCTTGGCCGCCCGTCAATGCGCTACGCTGTCTTGTGGCGCATCCCGTTGGCGACGTCGGGCTGTGTTGTGTGCATTTACAAACGCCGCGACCGGGGCTCGAAAAAGTCCTGGATCGTCAAACGGCTGTGAACCCTGCCCGAAGCTGGATGCTGCGTGAAGAGACGGAATACCGACTATGGGAGTCGGAAGAACTTGAAGCGTGGATCGCCGATTTTGACGGTCCCACGATCATCGCTGGGGATTTCAATATGCCTGTCGACAGCGCGATCTATCGAAGTACCTGGTCGCATTGGACAAACGCGTTCAATACAAGCGGGTTCGGCTTCGGATATACGAAGAATAGCGCCATGCGGGGCTGGAGTTACGGCTCCAGGATCGACCATATTCTTTTTGACTCGGGGTTTTTTCGCTGCCGAAGCTGTTGGATCGCCCAGGATGTTGGCTCGGACCATACGCCGTTAGTCGCCGACTTGGTCCTTGCTAAGGCTCGCGATTCCTTTTGA
- a CDS encoding right-handed parallel beta-helix repeat-containing protein: MDDEAPLLPRAQDPKHLPRAVLITKPGSRIVLDRDYIAATTALVIAAPNVTIDGRGHVIEFNTDGKAAMPGIVVYTGAWAEDDKILPPIKGRQADNVTIRNLVLRQVKKAPRSHGVRSFHANNLKIENCTIMAGGEDAQAIFLRYGDVELRRNVLLSEQDGASNRHSGPANVTSPKVVAIGNVLVGGNSGFNVHEAGSRLIGNVISHLSIATNGYGVWCYQPTSVEIRDNVMLPLDGRGVLLNGTNEEHPANDNQIVGNVMLCWNRPNVEYGDSLNATGVRIRYAAHRNVVSSNTILAVGGGLYAGASGIYLTSQTPGATSTIVDNSVYALLLGEPSRTQFAKAITFEGHEQCDYAIDKNQLCSNHHIISLSGYDTSGEQRRPMVGNYLQWVDGQNALAAFQEAVSAKCDEIHVADNPWSQWVVARALTALRPLAEVPLQSTRKTFFSGYWKGNEFVSLRASKGNAGVGLEDIEISASQYPGKRRIEIGEDAVEYWLGRDGDEGNAPYRKHLTANVPAKELSAEYEHAPSVEIVGKNK, encoded by the coding sequence TTGGACGATGAGGCGCCATTGCTTCCCAGGGCGCAAGATCCCAAGCATCTTCCGCGCGCTGTCCTTATCACGAAGCCCGGCTCGCGGATTGTACTGGATCGGGACTACATCGCAGCGACGACGGCACTCGTCATTGCGGCACCAAATGTGACGATCGACGGACGCGGACATGTCATCGAGTTCAATACCGATGGCAAAGCGGCCATGCCCGGGATCGTTGTTTACACGGGGGCTTGGGCTGAAGACGACAAGATCTTGCCGCCGATCAAGGGTCGCCAAGCCGACAATGTGACCATTCGGAACCTGGTCTTGAGACAAGTCAAAAAGGCTCCCAGAAGTCACGGCGTTCGTAGTTTTCACGCTAACAACCTGAAGATTGAGAACTGCACGATCATGGCAGGTGGCGAAGATGCGCAAGCCATCTTCCTTCGGTATGGCGATGTAGAGTTGCGTCGGAACGTGCTGCTAAGCGAACAAGATGGCGCGTCCAACCGACACTCCGGTCCTGCCAATGTTACTTCGCCCAAGGTAGTGGCCATCGGTAACGTCCTAGTTGGTGGTAATTCAGGGTTCAATGTCCACGAGGCTGGATCACGGCTGATCGGAAACGTCATCTCTCACTTGTCCATTGCGACTAATGGTTACGGCGTATGGTGCTATCAGCCGACGTCCGTGGAAATTCGGGATAATGTGATGCTGCCTCTTGATGGTCGCGGAGTGCTGCTGAATGGCACGAACGAAGAGCATCCAGCGAATGACAATCAAATTGTCGGCAATGTGATGCTATGTTGGAATCGACCAAATGTGGAGTACGGAGACTCGCTAAACGCCACCGGAGTACGCATACGATATGCCGCGCACCGAAATGTAGTAAGCAGCAATACCATACTTGCGGTTGGCGGCGGACTGTACGCGGGCGCAAGTGGCATCTACCTAACTAGTCAGACACCCGGCGCCACTAGCACCATCGTCGACAATTCCGTTTACGCCCTCCTGCTAGGCGAGCCGTCCCGCACGCAATTTGCGAAAGCGATTACGTTCGAGGGCCATGAGCAGTGCGACTACGCTATCGACAAAAATCAGCTTTGCAGCAACCACCACATTATTTCGCTATCCGGCTACGACACTTCGGGCGAGCAACGCAGGCCAATGGTGGGGAATTACCTGCAGTGGGTCGACGGGCAGAACGCCTTAGCCGCCTTTCAAGAGGCTGTCTCAGCGAAATGTGATGAGATTCATGTTGCAGACAATCCTTGGTCACAATGGGTTGTCGCGAGGGCTCTCACGGCACTCCGCCCACTCGCTGAAGTGCCACTGCAGTCTACTCGCAAAACATTCTTTTCTGGTTATTGGAAAGGAAACGAATTCGTCTCGTTGCGCGCGTCGAAGGGAAACGCCGGGGTAGGGTTGGAGGACATCGAGATCTCGGCATCGCAATATCCCGGGAAACGTCGCATTGAGATTGGCGAGGACGCCGTCGAGTACTGGCTCGGTCGCGACGGCGACGAAGGAAATGCTCCCTATCGAAAACATTTAACGGCCAATGTGCCGGCCAAGGAATTGTCGGCGGAGTACGAGCATGCACCCAGCGTCGAGATAGTCGGCAAGAATAAATGA
- a CDS encoding oligosaccharide flippase family protein produces the protein MITASITSKHRILFNAFCSATGFCATAVGAFYMSPLLVHGLGNQRYGIWALVESVLAYLSILDFGIGAAVVRYIARFHEVHDENEVNRLFSTSIVLFALAGLVALAVTISLAFLWSNPLGVPAELVSDTQWLLVALGLNLAIGLPLNVYAAALDGLGDFPTKTAIRTFFLTVRYALFMLAIQGDGAVPKIATIVLLCGVLECAVVGVFAHLRLPGLRFAPRFVDRSTVRRIASYSGHAFLVMVASRVSFQTDAIVIGAFLAPEAITFFMIGAKLVSYAKDGIRSLTTVLTPSISALESRGDTAGIHRILITGTRYVLYLVLPIELGFIILGEPFISIWMGPEYASECFTTLWVLAVPLALTMSQSVSARILFGTGRLGWFSGATVLEAITNLILSVALVRPFGIVGVAIGTAVPNIVLNLALAQHICRCTKVRIATYGLHAWLPPLLVALIPTAVWVVTRVYWGPPGEWMSFAFVLATGLAPYALSVCVLELQMRSWRASKVERSVSLNQMSSVA, from the coding sequence TTGATCACAGCCAGCATAACGAGCAAGCATCGCATTCTGTTCAACGCGTTCTGTAGCGCAACCGGCTTCTGCGCGACTGCGGTGGGTGCGTTTTATATGTCCCCGCTGCTGGTGCATGGGCTCGGAAACCAGCGGTACGGCATCTGGGCGCTGGTGGAGTCAGTGCTGGCCTACCTGTCGATCCTCGATTTCGGGATCGGCGCCGCGGTGGTACGCTATATCGCCCGCTTCCACGAAGTGCATGACGAGAACGAAGTCAACCGGCTTTTCAGCACAAGTATCGTGCTGTTTGCCCTCGCAGGTCTCGTCGCTTTGGCAGTGACCATTTCATTGGCCTTCCTCTGGTCCAATCCGCTGGGAGTACCAGCCGAGTTAGTCTCGGATACGCAATGGTTATTGGTCGCCTTGGGACTCAATCTGGCAATTGGATTGCCATTGAATGTCTACGCTGCGGCTCTCGACGGGCTGGGAGACTTTCCAACAAAAACGGCGATCCGGACGTTTTTCCTAACCGTTCGGTACGCCTTATTCATGCTAGCGATTCAAGGCGACGGTGCTGTCCCGAAAATCGCGACCATCGTGCTGCTGTGTGGCGTGCTGGAATGTGCCGTGGTTGGCGTTTTCGCACATTTGCGCCTGCCGGGCCTGCGCTTTGCACCAAGGTTCGTGGATCGGTCTACGGTGCGCCGCATCGCCAGTTATAGTGGCCATGCATTCCTGGTGATGGTAGCCAGTCGAGTGTCTTTCCAAACCGATGCGATCGTAATTGGTGCTTTCTTAGCACCAGAGGCGATCACATTTTTCATGATCGGAGCGAAACTCGTCAGTTATGCCAAAGATGGCATTCGTAGTCTGACGACGGTTTTGACCCCATCGATAAGTGCGCTGGAGTCCCGTGGAGATACAGCAGGAATTCATCGCATTTTGATCACCGGTACCAGGTATGTACTATACCTTGTGCTACCCATCGAGCTTGGCTTCATAATTCTTGGTGAACCGTTCATCTCCATATGGATGGGCCCAGAATATGCGAGCGAATGCTTTACCACTCTGTGGGTTTTGGCCGTTCCTCTAGCCCTTACGATGTCGCAATCCGTTTCGGCACGGATCCTCTTTGGTACTGGACGTCTCGGGTGGTTTTCGGGTGCCACGGTTCTCGAGGCGATTACAAATCTAATCCTCAGCGTTGCTCTTGTGCGTCCATTCGGTATTGTCGGAGTTGCGATTGGAACGGCTGTGCCAAATATCGTCCTCAATCTAGCACTTGCTCAGCATATCTGCCGATGCACGAAGGTTCGCATTGCAACGTACGGCCTGCATGCCTGGCTACCACCCCTGCTTGTCGCACTTATCCCGACAGCAGTGTGGGTAGTCACCCGAGTGTACTGGGGACCGCCCGGGGAGTGGATGAGTTTTGCCTTTGTCCTTGCCACTGGACTTGCGCCTTATGCACTTTCCGTTTGCGTCCTGGAACTGCAAATGCGCAGTTGGCGTGCATCAAAGGTTGAGCGGTCCGTCAGTTTGAACCAAATGTCGTCCGTCGCATGA
- a CDS encoding glycosyltransferase — MNPATVSVVIATYNYGAYIGEAIQSVLEQSYTGFELHIIDDGSTDDTQQIVSEFLSDARVRYHRTTNRGQSAAKNLGIALSTAPFVAFLDGDDLWLPDKLERQIPLFLNKPEIGVVYSARQVMDPVGRAMSVPQRPLYRGNVLNEIFRRNCVCFSSAVVRREVFERAGGFNEALPMAIDYELWLRIAKHYQFDFVNDPLVLYRTGHANISSAPGKRLEIVRQIIESFLQDEENQVRIAPRVRSFTLAEYWHDVGIVFMVEGRRRQAFAAFINALKYYPGLKMAWRGILTCLCPTWIRENILRLVGREDWTQKVSWGKVGM, encoded by the coding sequence ATGAACCCCGCCACGGTTAGCGTCGTTATTGCCACGTATAATTATGGGGCGTACATCGGGGAGGCGATACAATCCGTATTGGAACAGAGCTATACCGGTTTTGAATTGCACATTATCGATGACGGATCTACCGACGATACGCAGCAAATCGTCAGCGAATTTCTGAGTGATGCGCGCGTCCGCTATCATCGCACCACGAATAGGGGCCAGTCGGCTGCGAAAAACCTTGGAATTGCATTAAGCACCGCGCCGTTTGTCGCGTTTCTGGATGGGGATGATTTGTGGCTTCCGGATAAGCTGGAGCGGCAAATCCCACTGTTTCTGAACAAGCCTGAAATCGGTGTCGTATATAGCGCTCGGCAGGTAATGGACCCTGTTGGTCGTGCCATGTCGGTGCCGCAACGTCCTCTGTATCGCGGCAACGTACTCAATGAAATCTTTCGTCGCAACTGTGTGTGCTTCTCCTCGGCCGTGGTGCGTCGTGAGGTCTTCGAGCGCGCCGGAGGGTTCAACGAAGCACTTCCAATGGCCATCGACTACGAGTTGTGGTTGCGCATCGCAAAGCACTACCAGTTCGACTTTGTGAATGACCCGCTCGTTCTCTATCGCACCGGACACGCCAATATATCGAGCGCGCCGGGCAAGCGACTGGAAATTGTGCGACAGATTATCGAGTCGTTTTTACAAGATGAGGAGAACCAGGTGCGTATCGCGCCACGCGTGCGCAGTTTCACCCTGGCGGAGTATTGGCATGACGTCGGTATCGTATTCATGGTTGAAGGGCGCCGCAGGCAGGCATTCGCCGCATTTATCAACGCATTGAAATACTACCCCGGATTAAAAATGGCATGGCGTGGAATATTGACATGCTTGTGTCCAACGTGGATCCGCGAGAATATCTTGCGGCTCGTCGGCCGAGAGGACTGGACGCAAAAAGTCTCGTGGGGAAAAGTGGGCATGTGA
- a CDS encoding O-antigen ligase family protein: protein MIWLLGGYMWLFIHRPFEVWPWLGDLRVERVYMVCVVVAWIASDRKRWLRNRINAAFCMFFLVMLASWSMSSYGDVSTKKVEDYAKTGVLFLLVMSSVRNEADLKRLVAFFLLAVGLYACHSLREYFNGKYVWRMGTSRMVGVDTTSGDPNTFAGTLIYSLPMALPFWYTAQTLKETLLILAYIVLCAVCILLTGSRTAFPVLMSYVLIMVLASKHRIRMMVLLAAALMILWNALPEDRQNRYLTLIDPSYGPQNAQRSAETRSELFWEGVALWQTHSVLGVGPGAFAEATGQGIQAHNLFGEVLGELGSLGALGLAAIVLCFVLNYRDARRIAKDAPECAASFSHYVVISTLCTTAFLVVMGLGGHNLYRYNWMWMGAFQAIALHVLQQAAFENEVQEKAGSTMVEADVEIGADVAFV, encoded by the coding sequence ATGATTTGGCTCCTGGGCGGGTATATGTGGCTCTTCATTCATCGGCCGTTCGAGGTATGGCCATGGCTAGGCGATTTGCGCGTCGAACGAGTTTATATGGTGTGCGTTGTCGTGGCATGGATTGCCTCGGATCGAAAACGCTGGCTTCGTAATCGCATAAACGCGGCATTCTGTATGTTTTTCCTCGTCATGCTGGCCTCGTGGAGCATGAGCAGCTATGGGGACGTCAGTACCAAAAAGGTGGAAGACTATGCGAAAACCGGCGTGCTGTTTTTGTTGGTGATGTCCTCTGTGCGAAATGAGGCGGATCTCAAGCGCCTTGTAGCGTTCTTTCTGCTGGCGGTTGGTCTCTATGCGTGTCATTCGCTTCGAGAATACTTCAACGGGAAATATGTATGGCGAATGGGAACCTCGCGCATGGTGGGAGTAGATACAACTTCAGGAGATCCTAATACGTTTGCCGGAACCCTGATCTATTCGTTGCCGATGGCACTCCCTTTTTGGTACACCGCGCAAACCTTAAAAGAGACACTGCTCATCCTTGCATACATCGTGCTCTGTGCAGTGTGCATCCTACTGACAGGGTCACGAACCGCCTTCCCTGTACTCATGTCCTACGTACTCATTATGGTATTAGCGAGCAAGCATCGAATTCGAATGATGGTGCTTCTGGCTGCGGCGCTAATGATTCTATGGAACGCTCTGCCTGAAGACCGACAAAACCGCTACCTGACTTTGATCGATCCATCGTACGGACCGCAAAACGCACAGCGGTCAGCAGAAACACGAAGTGAGCTGTTTTGGGAGGGTGTCGCCTTATGGCAGACGCACTCAGTCCTTGGAGTTGGCCCGGGCGCCTTCGCCGAGGCCACCGGCCAAGGGATTCAGGCGCACAATCTCTTCGGAGAGGTGTTGGGCGAACTCGGCAGCCTGGGCGCGCTGGGCCTCGCTGCGATCGTGTTGTGCTTTGTGCTCAACTATCGTGACGCACGTCGGATTGCAAAAGACGCGCCAGAGTGCGCCGCATCATTCTCGCACTATGTGGTTATAAGTACGTTGTGTACGACGGCCTTTCTAGTGGTAATGGGACTGGGGGGCCACAATCTGTACCGTTACAACTGGATGTGGATGGGTGCCTTTCAAGCTATCGCTTTACATGTCTTGCAACAGGCTGCTTTCGAGAATGAAGTGCAAGAGAAAGCGGGGAGCACTATGGTCGAAGCAGATGTCGAGATCGGCGCCGACGTGGCATTTGTGTAA
- a CDS encoding glycosyltransferase, translating to MKTMYSPTQAADPEILDRPSGQGWHRAIRVCYLIDRLACGGTESQLVGLIDRLDRAKVQPFLCILDGRDKVSRCFEPVNCSIKRFGVRSLARPSAMRKAIRFAGWLRAQQVDLLQVHFPDSTYFGTFAARLARVPVIHTRRNVGYSLTRRHRLLGRLSTQLALCTIANCEAARRVCVDQEHAHPASVEVLPNGIDLGRFNAVPDLASTWRSEAPRIGAIANLRAVKGLDVLIEAAALVGRTFPAATFVIAGEGTERRALQRLVDQRGLSRQFHLLGEVTDAATFLANIDIAVSSSHSEGLSNAVLEYMAAGRAIVATAVGGNVELIDVGRTGLLVPANDPPALAQNICHLLDKPDLAASFGASAKIAVQAFFWPRVAELHEQFYRARLTEYASIKADLRKPSAT from the coding sequence ATGAAAACGATGTATTCACCCACTCAGGCCGCTGACCCCGAGATTTTAGATCGCCCGTCCGGTCAGGGTTGGCATCGCGCGATTCGCGTGTGCTACTTGATAGATCGTCTTGCCTGTGGCGGGACCGAATCTCAACTCGTGGGACTGATTGACCGTTTGGATCGAGCTAAGGTTCAGCCGTTTCTCTGCATCCTTGACGGTCGCGATAAGGTATCCCGGTGTTTTGAGCCTGTAAATTGTTCCATAAAACGATTTGGCGTTCGATCACTTGCGCGACCTTCCGCAATGCGCAAGGCAATTCGTTTTGCGGGCTGGCTACGAGCACAACAGGTAGACCTTCTTCAGGTGCATTTTCCCGACAGCACGTATTTTGGGACTTTCGCCGCGAGGCTGGCGCGCGTCCCCGTGATCCACACGCGGCGTAATGTAGGATATTCGCTGACGCGGCGACACCGTCTGTTGGGAAGGCTATCAACTCAGCTTGCGCTTTGCACGATCGCCAATTGTGAAGCCGCGCGCCGAGTATGTGTCGATCAAGAACATGCGCACCCTGCGTCCGTGGAGGTGCTGCCTAATGGAATTGACCTGGGCCGATTCAACGCAGTGCCCGACCTTGCGTCGACGTGGAGAAGTGAAGCGCCCCGCATAGGAGCCATCGCTAACCTGCGCGCGGTGAAAGGATTAGATGTATTGATCGAAGCAGCGGCCTTGGTGGGTCGTACATTTCCGGCGGCGACTTTCGTCATAGCGGGCGAGGGAACAGAACGACGTGCATTGCAACGACTCGTCGATCAACGTGGTTTATCACGGCAATTTCATTTGCTCGGCGAGGTAACAGACGCAGCGACGTTCCTGGCCAATATCGACATTGCAGTTTCAAGCTCGCATTCCGAGGGGCTGTCTAATGCGGTCTTGGAATACATGGCCGCCGGACGTGCAATCGTCGCCACCGCCGTCGGGGGCAATGTGGAATTAATTGACGTGGGACGCACCGGGCTGTTAGTACCGGCGAACGATCCGCCAGCACTCGCGCAGAATATATGTCATCTGCTCGACAAACCTGATCTCGCCGCATCATTCGGCGCGTCAGCCAAAATCGCGGTGCAAGCCTTTTTCTGGCCGCGAGTCGCTGAGTTGCATGAGCAGTTCTACCGGGCCCGGCTGACTGAATACGCCTCGATCAAGGCCGACCTAAGGAAGCCGTCTGCAACGTAA
- a CDS encoding glycosyltransferase: protein MLTVVHFAASRFYGGPERQMLGLAEHLTNWRTVFASFAEDGCCREFLKVASDRGFEAFGLVNDTPKLWAACREVRSILRRTSARMLICHGYKANLIGRIAAAQEKIPVIAVSRGWTGASFKVRRFEALDRRVLHWMDRVVCVSQAQAVKMRQAGVAADRVIVIRNAIDTRRFQCRDVGYRARLLAMFESPPRIIVGAAGRLSPEKGFDVLIRAAARVAESDRSIGFLLFGEGLLRSQLERQIAVARLQDRVKLVGFHAELDQYFPHFDILALPSFTEGLPNVVLEAFAAGVSVVATAVGGVPEVVDDGISGYLVPPGDDAALADRLVQVAGIKSLHKAMGTHGRCRVEREFSFVAQAKAYEELFFQQLGSTIEPNRSLSSNENDVFTHSGR from the coding sequence GTGTTGACCGTCGTGCATTTTGCGGCATCGCGCTTTTATGGCGGTCCCGAGCGGCAAATGCTCGGTTTGGCGGAGCATCTCACGAATTGGCGGACAGTATTTGCGTCGTTCGCCGAGGATGGTTGCTGTCGAGAGTTCTTGAAAGTTGCCAGCGACCGAGGATTCGAAGCCTTTGGACTCGTCAATGATACTCCAAAGCTGTGGGCCGCATGTCGTGAGGTGCGGTCAATACTACGCCGCACATCGGCTCGCATGCTCATCTGTCATGGATATAAGGCGAACCTGATAGGCCGCATCGCGGCGGCGCAGGAAAAGATACCCGTTATAGCCGTATCGCGCGGTTGGACCGGGGCGAGCTTTAAGGTCAGGCGCTTTGAAGCCTTGGATCGACGAGTTCTGCACTGGATGGATCGAGTCGTGTGCGTCTCACAGGCCCAAGCTGTCAAAATGCGCCAGGCCGGTGTCGCGGCTGATCGTGTGATTGTGATTCGGAATGCGATCGATACCAGGCGTTTTCAATGTCGCGACGTCGGCTACCGCGCCCGCCTACTCGCTATGTTCGAATCGCCGCCGCGGATTATTGTCGGCGCGGCAGGTCGGTTAAGCCCCGAAAAGGGATTTGATGTCCTGATACGAGCAGCGGCACGTGTCGCGGAAAGCGATAGGTCGATCGGCTTTCTATTGTTTGGAGAAGGGCTACTTCGCTCGCAGCTCGAACGTCAAATTGCCGTCGCGCGCCTGCAAGATCGAGTCAAACTGGTGGGGTTCCACGCGGAACTGGACCAATACTTTCCGCACTTCGACATTCTGGCCCTCCCGTCGTTTACCGAAGGGTTGCCAAATGTTGTCCTGGAAGCGTTCGCTGCTGGCGTGTCTGTCGTGGCGACGGCCGTAGGCGGTGTTCCCGAGGTGGTTGACGACGGAATAAGTGGATATTTGGTACCCCCTGGCGATGATGCCGCACTGGCGGACCGACTCGTTCAGGTCGCTGGCATTAAGAGCCTTCATAAGGCAATGGGAACCCACGGTCGATGCCGAGTCGAACGCGAGTTTTCCTTCGTCGCGCAAGCCAAGGCCTACGAGGAGCTATTTTTTCAGCAATTGGGCAGCACGATCGAGCCAAACCGTTCCTTGTCTTCGAATGAAAACGATGTATTCACCCACTCAGGCCGCTGA